A stretch of the Sulfuritortus calidifontis genome encodes the following:
- a CDS encoding MBL fold metallo-hydrolase → MKFTILPVTPYQQNCSLIWCEATGRAALIDPGGDIDRLLAAVERQGVTLEKLLLTHGHLDHVGAAGILSLRLGLPIEGPHREDDFLFDSLPQQSAMFGFPYTEPFQPSRWLSDGDRISLGNETLEVIHCPGHTPGHIVFFHRGQRLAFVGDVLFKGSIGRTDFPRGDYDSLIGSIRNKLWPLGDDVEFVPGHGLMSSFGAERRDNPFVGDNA, encoded by the coding sequence ATGAAATTTACCATCCTCCCCGTCACCCCCTACCAGCAGAACTGCTCGCTGATCTGGTGCGAGGCCACCGGCCGCGCGGCCCTGATCGATCCGGGTGGCGACATCGACCGCCTGCTCGCGGCGGTCGAGCGCCAGGGAGTCACGCTGGAAAAACTGCTGCTCACCCACGGCCACCTCGACCACGTCGGCGCGGCGGGCATTCTCAGCCTGCGATTGGGCCTGCCGATCGAGGGCCCGCACCGGGAGGATGACTTCCTGTTCGACTCGCTGCCGCAGCAGAGCGCGATGTTCGGCTTTCCCTATACCGAGCCCTTCCAGCCCAGCCGCTGGCTGTCGGACGGCGACCGCATCAGCCTCGGCAACGAAACGCTCGAGGTCATCCACTGCCCCGGCCACACCCCGGGCCATATCGTGTTCTTCCACCGCGGCCAGCGCCTCGCCTTCGTCGGCGACGTGCTGTTCAAGGGTTCGATCGGCCGCACCGATTTTCCCCGCGGCGACTACGACAGCCTGATCGGCTCGATCCGCAACAAACTCTGGCCGCTGGGCGACGATGTCGAATTCGTCCCCGGCCATGGCCTGATGTCCAGCTTCGGCGCCGAGCGGCGCGACAACCCCTTCGTCGGCGACAACGCCTGA
- the dtd gene encoding D-aminoacyl-tRNA deacylase yields MIGLLQRVSEAKVTVGGRVVGQIGRGLLVLVGVEKNDSEAQADRLLERLLGYRVFPDEAGKMNRSLKDMGGGLLLVSQFTLVADTGSGTRPSFSSGASPEEGRRLFAHLVAQARQKHGEVASGEFGADMQVALVNDGPVTFSLRVAP; encoded by the coding sequence ATGATTGGATTGCTGCAAAGGGTGAGCGAAGCGAAGGTGACGGTGGGCGGCCGGGTGGTCGGCCAGATCGGCCGCGGCCTCTTGGTCCTGGTCGGGGTGGAGAAGAACGATAGCGAGGCGCAGGCCGATCGCCTGCTGGAGCGCCTGCTCGGCTACCGGGTGTTCCCCGACGAGGCGGGCAAGATGAACCGATCGCTCAAGGACATGGGCGGCGGCCTGCTGCTGGTATCGCAGTTCACCCTGGTGGCCGACACCGGCAGCGGCACCCGGCCGAGCTTTTCATCCGGGGCCTCACCCGAAGAAGGCAGGCGCCTGTTCGCCCATCTGGTCGCCCAGGCCCGGCAGAAGCATGGCGAGGTGGCGAGCGGCGAATTCGGCGCCGACATGCAAGTGGCCCTGGTCAACGACGGGCCGGTGACTTTCAGCCTGCGTGTGGCGCCATAA
- a CDS encoding lipid-binding SYLF domain-containing protein, whose amino-acid sequence MRPYLRSFALILLALLSSAALASRIEQEEKVDAVMEVLEKATRLPEQGIPPRLLHDAQGIAVIPGVIKAGFMVGGSYGKGLMLVRDAQGQWSPPLFVALAAGSFGWQIGAQSTDLVLVFKTRRSIDGIVRGTFTLGADAAIAAGPVGRRGEAATDAELKAEILSYSRSRGLFAGISLEGSNIAIDHDANESYYGKALRPAEILEGKEAPPASTGRLIEVVRKATTAKK is encoded by the coding sequence ATGCGCCCCTACCTGCGTTCCTTCGCCCTGATCCTGCTGGCCCTCCTCAGCAGCGCCGCCCTCGCCTCGCGCATCGAGCAGGAGGAAAAAGTCGATGCCGTGATGGAGGTGCTGGAGAAGGCCACCCGGCTGCCGGAGCAGGGCATCCCGCCCCGGCTGCTGCACGACGCCCAGGGTATCGCCGTCATCCCCGGCGTAATCAAGGCCGGCTTCATGGTCGGCGGCAGCTACGGCAAGGGCCTGATGCTGGTGCGCGACGCCCAGGGCCAGTGGAGCCCGCCCCTGTTCGTCGCCCTCGCCGCCGGCAGCTTCGGCTGGCAGATCGGCGCCCAGTCGACCGATCTGGTGCTGGTGTTCAAGACCCGGCGCAGCATCGACGGCATCGTGCGCGGCACCTTCACCTTGGGGGCCGACGCCGCCATCGCCGCCGGCCCGGTCGGCCGCCGGGGCGAGGCCGCCACCGACGCCGAACTCAAGGCCGAGATCCTGTCCTATTCCCGTTCGCGCGGCCTGTTCGCCGGCATCTCGCTTGAAGGCTCGAACATCGCCATCGACCACGATGCCAACGAAAGCTACTACGGCAAGGCCCTGCGGCCGGCGGAGATCCTGGAAGGCAAGGAAGCGCCGCCGGCCTCGACCGGGCGGTTGATCGAAGTGGTGCGCAAGGCGACGACCGCCAAGAAATAA
- a CDS encoding alkene reductase, whose product MTVANLLSPLQLGPTLLKNRLVMAPLTRCRAQRDGMPTPIMAEYYGQRASAGLIISEATAVTAMGVGYPFTPGIWSEAQVTAWRPITEAVHQKGGRIFLQLWHVGRISHPSLLPAGATPVAPSAIAPAGEVYTYDGPHPYVTPRALEIDELPGIVEEYRQAARNALAAGFDGVEVHGANGYLLDQFLRDGSNRRTDAYGGSIDNRARLLMEVLEAVCAVWGSDRVGVRLSPIQPFNDMRDSNPEATFSRVVELLNPLKLAYLHITELGKDAPGAAGPLFDVKKLRRLWQGIYMTNHGYDPASADAALAKGEADLVAFGALYIANPDLAERVAGKAPLNAPDPATFYTGGPKGYTDYPFMK is encoded by the coding sequence ATGACCGTTGCCAACCTGCTGAGCCCGTTGCAACTCGGACCCACCCTGCTCAAGAACCGCCTGGTCATGGCCCCGCTCACCCGCTGTCGGGCCCAGCGCGACGGCATGCCCACCCCGATCATGGCCGAGTATTACGGCCAGCGCGCCAGCGCCGGCCTGATCATCAGCGAAGCGACCGCGGTCACCGCCATGGGCGTCGGCTACCCCTTCACCCCCGGCATCTGGAGCGAGGCGCAGGTCACCGCCTGGCGGCCGATCACCGAAGCGGTGCACCAAAAAGGCGGCCGCATCTTCCTGCAGCTTTGGCATGTCGGCCGCATCTCACATCCTTCGCTGCTGCCGGCCGGCGCCACCCCGGTCGCCCCCTCCGCCATCGCCCCCGCCGGCGAGGTCTACACCTATGACGGCCCGCACCCCTATGTCACGCCGCGTGCGCTCGAAATCGACGAACTGCCGGGCATCGTCGAGGAATACCGCCAGGCGGCGCGCAACGCACTGGCCGCCGGCTTCGACGGGGTCGAGGTGCACGGCGCCAACGGCTACCTGCTCGACCAGTTCCTGCGCGATGGCAGCAACCGGCGCACCGATGCCTATGGCGGCAGCATCGACAATCGGGCGCGCCTGCTCATGGAAGTGCTCGAGGCCGTCTGTGCGGTGTGGGGCAGCGACCGGGTGGGTGTGCGCCTGTCGCCGATCCAGCCCTTCAACGACATGCGCGACAGCAACCCCGAGGCCACCTTCAGCCGGGTGGTGGAATTGCTGAACCCCTTGAAGCTGGCCTATCTGCACATCACCGAATTGGGCAAGGATGCGCCCGGCGCCGCCGGTCCGTTGTTTGATGTGAAAAAACTGCGCCGGCTCTGGCAGGGTATCTACATGACCAACCACGGCTACGACCCGGCCAGCGCCGATGCCGCGCTCGCCAAGGGCGAAGCCGACCTCGTCGCCTTCGGCGCGCTCTACATCGCCAACCCTGACCTGGCCGAGCGCGTCGCCGGCAAGGCCCCGCTCAACGCGCCCGACCCCGCCACCTTCTACACCGGCGGCCCCAAGGGCTACACTGACTATCCCTTCATGAAGTGA
- a CDS encoding HEAT repeat domain-containing protein: protein MYIAPDALLLISSHCPHCATVLAAMTDLVKQGVVGQLNVVNVERHPEVAEAHHVRTVPWLQIGGFEFTGAHSTAELKAWAEKAKSEEGWADYFHQLLKDGRATHVVEMVQAAPERLAAILPIIANPEASLNVRLGAGVLLEEFAGSAALKALIPRLGKLSGHADPRVRADACHYLSLTDDPAAIPYLEARRSDEDAEVREIVRESLAALAPA, encoded by the coding sequence ATGTATATCGCGCCCGATGCCCTGCTCCTGATCTCCTCCCACTGCCCGCATTGCGCCACGGTGCTGGCGGCCATGACCGACCTGGTCAAGCAGGGCGTGGTCGGCCAGTTGAACGTGGTCAACGTCGAGCGCCATCCGGAAGTGGCCGAGGCGCATCATGTCCGTACCGTGCCCTGGCTGCAGATCGGCGGCTTCGAGTTCACCGGTGCCCACAGCACGGCCGAGCTCAAGGCCTGGGCGGAGAAGGCCAAGAGCGAGGAAGGTTGGGCCGATTATTTCCATCAGCTGCTGAAGGATGGCCGGGCTACGCATGTGGTGGAGATGGTGCAGGCCGCGCCCGAGCGGCTGGCGGCCATCCTGCCGATCATCGCCAATCCCGAGGCCAGTCTGAACGTGCGTCTGGGCGCCGGCGTGTTGCTGGAAGAGTTCGCCGGCAGTGCCGCCCTGAAGGCGCTGATTCCCCGCCTGGGCAAGCTGAGCGGTCATGCCGATCCGCGGGTGCGGGCCGATGCCTGCCACTATCTCAGCCTGACCGATGACCCGGCGGCCATCCCTTACCTGGAAGCCCGTCGGAGCGACGAGGACGCCGAGGTGCGCGAGATCGTCCGGGAGAGTCTGGCGGCGCTGGCGCCGGCCTGA
- a CDS encoding Dps family protein, with protein sequence MAIDIGISDKDRAKIAEALSKMLADSYILYLKTHNFHWNVTGPMFQTLHSMFMVQYTELWNALDLIAERIRALGHPAPGSYKRYVQLSSIKEEEGVPSATEMIKQLVAGQEAVARTARAAFKVADAANDQPTADLLTQRMEVHEKNAWMLRVLLEDGGSAKAGKKGRK encoded by the coding sequence ATGGCAATCGACATCGGCATCAGCGACAAGGACCGGGCCAAGATCGCGGAGGCGCTGTCCAAGATGCTGGCGGACAGCTACATCCTCTATCTCAAGACCCACAACTTCCACTGGAACGTGACCGGCCCCATGTTCCAGACCCTGCACAGCATGTTCATGGTGCAGTACACCGAGCTGTGGAATGCGCTCGACCTGATCGCCGAGCGCATCCGCGCCCTGGGCCATCCGGCGCCGGGCTCGTACAAGCGCTACGTCCAGCTCTCGAGCATCAAGGAAGAGGAAGGCGTGCCCTCGGCCACCGAGATGATCAAGCAGCTGGTGGCCGGCCAGGAGGCGGTGGCCCGCACCGCGCGCGCCGCCTTCAAGGTGGCCGATGCGGCCAACGACCAGCCCACGGCCGACCTGCTCACCCAGCGCATGGAGGTGCACGAGAAGAACGCCTGGATGCTGCGGGTGCTGCTGGAAGACGGCGGCTCGGCCAAGGCTGGCAAGAAAGGTCGCAAATAA
- a CDS encoding ZIP family metal transporter translates to MELAGKPPTNWRATWLMQAQAHRYTASGLLLAAVAMAWLIASSGYRVLTGEADAALTLGLVGGIAGFAATALGALPGLVLRGLSNRIEDTMLGLAAGMMLAASAFSLILPGLAAGEQITGNETLGALTVVAGLGLGVLLMLGLDNFTPHEHAHGGPCGAGCERVGKVWLFVFAIALHNLPEGMAIGVSFSQGDLSVGLPLTTAIAIQDIPEGLAVAMALRAVGLTPLRAVLIAGASGLMEPIGALIGIGLSSGLALAYPIGLGLAAGAMIFVVSHEVIPETHRNGHQTSATIGLMTGFAVMMVLDTTLG, encoded by the coding sequence ATGGAACTCGCAGGCAAGCCGCCGACCAACTGGCGCGCAACCTGGCTGATGCAGGCCCAGGCTCATCGCTACACGGCCTCGGGGCTGCTGTTGGCGGCCGTGGCCATGGCCTGGCTGATCGCCAGCAGCGGCTATCGCGTGCTGACCGGCGAGGCCGATGCCGCGCTGACCCTGGGATTGGTCGGCGGCATCGCCGGCTTTGCCGCCACCGCCCTGGGCGCCCTGCCCGGACTGGTTCTGCGCGGGCTGTCCAATCGCATCGAAGACACGATGCTCGGTCTCGCCGCCGGCATGATGCTGGCCGCCAGCGCCTTCTCCCTCATCCTGCCCGGCCTGGCCGCCGGCGAACAAATCACCGGCAACGAGACCCTGGGCGCGCTGACCGTGGTGGCCGGCCTCGGCCTCGGCGTGCTGCTCATGCTCGGCCTGGACAACTTCACCCCGCACGAGCATGCCCACGGCGGCCCCTGCGGCGCCGGCTGCGAACGGGTGGGCAAGGTCTGGCTGTTCGTCTTCGCCATCGCCCTGCACAACCTGCCCGAGGGCATGGCCATCGGCGTCTCCTTCAGTCAGGGCGACTTGAGCGTCGGTCTGCCGCTGACCACGGCCATCGCCATCCAGGACATCCCCGAGGGGCTGGCGGTGGCGATGGCGCTGCGCGCGGTTGGTCTCACCCCCCTCCGCGCCGTGCTCATCGCCGGGGCCAGCGGCCTGATGGAACCCATCGGCGCCCTCATCGGCATCGGCCTGTCGAGCGGTCTGGCCCTGGCCTACCCGATCGGCCTCGGCCTCGCGGCCGGCGCCATGATCTTCGTGGTCTCGCACGAGGTGATTCCCGAGACCCACCGCAATGGCCACCAGACCTCGGCCACGATCGGACTGATGACGGGCTTCGCCGTCATGATGGTGCTCGACACCACCCTCGGCTGA
- the katG gene encoding catalase/peroxidase HPI yields the protein MSESKCPFHHTAGGGTTIQDWWPNRLNLDILRQHSNKSNPMGEDFNYAEEFKKLDLAAVKKDLRELMTKSQDWWPADFGHYGPLFIRMAWHSAGTYRTGDGRGGGGTGNQRFAPVNSWPDNVNLDKARRLLWPIKQKYGRKISWADLMILAGNVALESMGFKTFGFGGGRVDIWEPEKDIYWGNEKKWLDDQRYAGQHEHLENPLAAVQMGLIYVNPEGPNGNPDPVAAARDIRETFARMAMNDEETVALIAGGHTFGKTHGAGPASHVGPDPEAAPIEEQGLGWRSSFGSGKAGDTITSGLEVTWTTTPTKWSMNFFWNLFGYEWELSKSPAGAHQWVAKGAGATIPHAHDPAQKLVPTMLTTDLSLRFDPAYEKISRRFMEHPDEFADAFARAWFKLTHRDMGPKSRYLGPEVPKEDLIWQDPIPAVDHKLIDDKDIASLKAKILASGLSVGEMVSTAWASASTFRGSDMRGGANGARIRLAPQKDWQVNQPERLAKVLKTLEGIQAEFNQSAGGGKKVSLADLIVLAGCAGVEKAAKDAGHAVTVPFVPGRMDASQEQTDVASFAVLEPIADGFRNYQKAKYTVSAEELLVDKAQLLTLTPPEMTVLVGGMRVLGTNFGQTKHGVFTERPGQLSNDFFVNLLDMGTAWKPVSKEGDLFEGSERETGKVKWTGSRVDLIFGSNSELRAIAEVYAASDAQKKFVDDFVAAWTKVMNLDRFDLA from the coding sequence ATGTCCGAGAGCAAATGCCCGTTTCATCACACCGCTGGCGGTGGCACCACGATCCAGGATTGGTGGCCGAACCGGCTGAACCTCGACATCCTGCGCCAGCATTCCAACAAGTCCAACCCGATGGGCGAGGACTTCAATTACGCCGAGGAGTTCAAAAAGCTCGACCTCGCGGCGGTGAAGAAGGATCTGCGCGAGCTGATGACCAAGTCCCAGGACTGGTGGCCGGCCGATTTCGGCCACTACGGACCGCTGTTCATTCGCATGGCCTGGCACAGTGCCGGCACCTACCGCACCGGCGACGGCCGCGGCGGCGGCGGCACCGGCAACCAGCGTTTCGCCCCGGTCAACAGCTGGCCGGACAACGTCAACCTGGACAAGGCACGCCGGCTGCTCTGGCCGATCAAGCAGAAGTACGGCCGTAAGATCTCCTGGGCCGACCTCATGATCCTCGCCGGCAACGTCGCCCTGGAATCCATGGGCTTCAAGACCTTCGGCTTCGGCGGCGGCCGCGTGGACATCTGGGAGCCGGAAAAGGACATCTACTGGGGCAACGAGAAGAAGTGGCTGGACGACCAGCGCTATGCCGGCCAGCACGAGCATCTGGAGAACCCGCTGGCCGCGGTGCAGATGGGCCTGATCTACGTCAATCCGGAAGGGCCCAACGGCAACCCTGACCCGGTCGCCGCTGCCCGCGACATCCGCGAGACCTTCGCCCGCATGGCCATGAACGACGAGGAGACCGTGGCCCTCATCGCCGGCGGCCACACCTTCGGCAAGACCCACGGCGCCGGCCCGGCCAGCCATGTCGGCCCCGACCCCGAGGCCGCCCCCATCGAGGAGCAGGGCCTGGGCTGGCGGAGCAGCTTCGGCAGCGGCAAGGCGGGCGACACCATCACCAGCGGCCTGGAAGTCACCTGGACCACGACGCCGACGAAGTGGAGCATGAACTTCTTCTGGAATCTGTTCGGCTACGAATGGGAGTTGTCCAAGAGCCCGGCCGGCGCGCACCAGTGGGTGGCCAAGGGGGCGGGCGCGACGATTCCGCACGCCCATGACCCGGCCCAAAAGCTCGTGCCAACCATGCTGACCACGGACCTCTCGCTGCGCTTCGACCCGGCCTACGAGAAGATCTCGCGCCGCTTCATGGAGCATCCGGACGAGTTCGCCGATGCCTTCGCCCGCGCCTGGTTCAAACTGACCCACCGTGACATGGGACCGAAGTCGCGCTACCTCGGCCCTGAGGTGCCGAAAGAGGATCTCATCTGGCAGGACCCGATCCCGGCGGTCGATCACAAGCTGATCGACGACAAGGACATCGCGAGCCTCAAGGCCAAGATCCTGGCTTCCGGCCTCTCGGTCGGCGAGATGGTCTCGACCGCCTGGGCCTCCGCCTCGACCTTCCGCGGCTCCGACATGCGCGGCGGCGCCAACGGTGCCCGCATCCGCCTGGCGCCGCAAAAGGACTGGCAGGTCAACCAGCCGGAGCGACTGGCGAAGGTGCTGAAGACCCTTGAGGGCATCCAGGCCGAGTTCAACCAGTCCGCCGGCGGCGGCAAGAAGGTGTCGCTGGCCGATCTGATCGTGCTGGCCGGCTGTGCCGGTGTGGAGAAGGCAGCGAAGGATGCCGGCCACGCGGTGACGGTACCGTTCGTGCCGGGCCGCATGGACGCCTCGCAGGAGCAGACCGACGTTGCGTCCTTCGCCGTGCTGGAACCGATCGCCGACGGCTTCCGCAACTACCAGAAGGCCAAGTACACGGTCTCGGCCGAGGAGTTGCTGGTGGACAAGGCGCAGCTCTTGACCTTGACCCCGCCGGAGATGACGGTGCTGGTGGGCGGCATGCGCGTGCTGGGCACCAACTTCGGCCAGACCAAGCACGGCGTCTTCACCGAGCGTCCGGGACAGCTTAGCAACGACTTCTTCGTGAACCTGCTCGACATGGGCACCGCCTGGAAGCCGGTTTCGAAGGAGGGCGACCTGTTCGAAGGCAGCGAGCGCGAGACAGGCAAGGTGAAGTGGACCGGCAGCCGGGTCGACCTGATCTTCGGTTCCAACTCCGAGCTACGGGCCATCGCCGAGGTCTACGCAGCAAGCGATGCGCAGAAGAAGTTCGTCGATGACTTCGTCGCGGCCTGGACCAAGGTGATGAACCTGGATCGCTTCGATCTTGCCTGA
- a CDS encoding LysR substrate-binding domain-containing protein, whose translation MTLQELRYLVALAELGHFGQAAEACFVSQSTLSTGLKKLEDYLGTTLFDRSLKRVTPTPVGREIVESARLILQEAERIRELARFVQDPMDRTVQIGVIPTLGPYYLPHALMRVREAYPNLRLLLREVMTPQLLAQLHEGKLDAGLLALPIDEEGLTVAPLFTEPFLAAVPAEHKLAKKAKISLDELTQANLLLLEEGHCLRDQALEVCGLQGLASEEVRATSLETLRQMVAMGIGVTLLPRLACNAPSLPGIAIKPLAGSGAGRVIALIWRKRTPYLDTMTKLAKTLTQHLPEGVKKLGDS comes from the coding sequence ATGACCCTGCAGGAGTTGCGTTATCTGGTGGCGCTGGCGGAATTGGGTCACTTCGGCCAGGCGGCCGAGGCCTGTTTCGTCAGCCAGTCCACCCTGTCCACCGGGCTGAAGAAGCTGGAGGACTATCTGGGCACCACGCTGTTCGACCGCAGCCTGAAGCGGGTGACGCCGACCCCGGTCGGCCGCGAGATCGTCGAGAGCGCCCGCCTGATCCTGCAGGAGGCCGAGCGCATTCGCGAGCTGGCTCGTTTTGTCCAGGATCCGATGGACCGCACGGTGCAGATCGGAGTCATCCCCACCCTCGGCCCCTATTACCTGCCTCATGCCCTGATGCGGGTGCGCGAGGCCTACCCCAATCTGCGCCTGCTGTTGCGCGAGGTGATGACGCCGCAACTGCTCGCTCAGCTGCACGAGGGCAAGCTCGATGCCGGCCTGCTTGCCTTGCCGATCGACGAGGAAGGCCTGACCGTGGCACCGCTGTTCACCGAGCCTTTCCTGGCTGCGGTGCCGGCCGAGCATAAGCTGGCCAAGAAGGCCAAGATCAGCCTCGACGAATTGACTCAGGCCAATCTGCTGCTCCTGGAAGAGGGCCATTGCCTGCGCGACCAGGCCTTGGAGGTCTGCGGCCTGCAGGGCCTGGCCAGTGAGGAAGTGCGGGCGACCAGCCTGGAGACCCTGCGCCAGATGGTGGCCATGGGCATCGGCGTCACCCTGCTGCCACGCCTGGCCTGTAATGCGCCGAGTCTGCCGGGCATCGCGATCAAGCCGCTGGCCGGCTCCGGCGCCGGTCGGGTCATCGCCTTGATCTGGCGCAAGCGCACCCCCTATCTCGACACCATGACCAAATTGGCCAAGACCCTCACACAGCATCTGCCGGAGGGTGTGAAGAAGTTGGGCGACAGTTAG
- a CDS encoding cyclic 2,3-diphosphoglycerate synthase: MTMETLRKSRILILGAAGRDFHNFNVVYRLDPTVEVVAFTAAQIPGIAGRRYPASLAGPRYPQGIPIVDESELEAVCRRERVDQVVFAYSDVPHEHVMHLASRALACGADFLLLGPARTQIQAARLVIAISAVRTGCGKSQASRYLSHWLKQQGLRVAVLRHPMPYGDLEQEAVQRFADRSDLTAACCTVEEREEYEPHIALGHVVYAGVDYGRIAEAAAAEADLLLWEGGNNDFPFLKPDLHIVLTDPLRPGHELSHHPGEAVLRMADVAVVMKTDSAEPVAIHAVEANIRRLNPGATIVRAASPVTLDDAAAVRGKKVVVVEDGPTVTHGGMAWGAGLLAAQRAGAEVLDPRPWAAPEIAAVFERYPHIGPVLPAVGYSEAQLAALAQTLDRAEVAAVIAATPIDLAALIRVNKPIVRARYEYAEVETPGLLGEVAAFLRRAGLSVR, encoded by the coding sequence ATGACGATGGAGACGCTGAGAAAAAGCCGCATTCTCATCCTCGGCGCTGCCGGCCGCGACTTCCACAATTTCAACGTGGTCTATCGCCTTGACCCGACGGTCGAGGTGGTCGCCTTCACCGCCGCCCAGATCCCCGGCATCGCCGGTCGGCGCTATCCGGCCAGCCTGGCCGGGCCGCGCTATCCGCAAGGTATTCCCATCGTCGACGAGAGCGAGTTGGAGGCGGTCTGCCGGCGCGAGCGGGTGGACCAGGTGGTGTTCGCCTACAGCGATGTGCCGCACGAGCACGTCATGCACCTGGCTTCGCGTGCCCTGGCCTGCGGCGCCGACTTTCTCCTGCTCGGGCCGGCACGCACGCAAATCCAGGCGGCCCGCCTGGTCATCGCCATCAGCGCGGTGCGCACCGGCTGCGGCAAGTCGCAGGCCTCGCGCTATCTCTCGCATTGGCTCAAGCAGCAAGGCCTGCGGGTGGCGGTGCTGCGCCATCCCATGCCCTATGGCGACCTGGAACAGGAGGCGGTGCAACGCTTCGCCGATCGATCCGATTTGACTGCGGCATGTTGCACGGTGGAAGAGCGCGAGGAATACGAGCCGCACATCGCGCTCGGCCACGTGGTCTACGCCGGGGTCGATTACGGCCGCATCGCCGAGGCTGCGGCGGCCGAGGCCGATCTCTTGCTCTGGGAGGGCGGCAACAACGACTTCCCCTTCCTCAAGCCGGACCTGCACATCGTGCTGACCGACCCCTTGCGGCCCGGCCACGAACTGAGCCACCACCCGGGCGAGGCGGTGCTGCGCATGGCCGACGTTGCCGTGGTCATGAAGACCGATTCGGCCGAGCCGGTGGCGATCCATGCGGTCGAGGCCAACATCCGCCGGCTGAACCCGGGCGCGACCATCGTGCGCGCGGCCTCGCCGGTGACCCTGGACGATGCCGCGGCGGTGCGCGGCAAAAAGGTTGTCGTGGTGGAGGACGGTCCGACCGTGACCCATGGCGGCATGGCCTGGGGTGCCGGCCTTTTGGCAGCGCAGCGGGCCGGTGCCGAGGTGCTCGATCCACGCCCTTGGGCGGCGCCGGAGATCGCCGCGGTGTTCGAGCGCTATCCGCACATCGGCCCGGTGCTGCCGGCGGTCGGCTATTCCGAGGCCCAATTGGCCGCCTTGGCGCAGACGCTGGATCGGGCCGAGGTTGCGGCCGTGATCGCGGCGACGCCGATCGACCTGGCCGCACTGATCCGGGTGAACAAGCCCATCGTCCGCGCCCGCTACGAATATGCCGAGGTCGAGACGCCGGGGCTGCTCGGCGAGGTTGCGGCCTTCCTTCGGCGCGCCGGTCTGAGCGTACGCTGA